Proteins encoded within one genomic window of Episyrphus balteatus chromosome 1, idEpiBalt1.1, whole genome shotgun sequence:
- the LOC129907322 gene encoding kazrin isoform X1 has translation MQINGTTGPTMAASEPPEPPPRNPDRINASLNKFTDTKTTKSLDTNDKPVNNNKPLKPLLSLDNTLATSPSTSLSSSSATNSSGSLTTTASGGIGGSIHSPSSGHIFNKRMEINSQGSNNGGGGGGGVGPPGSNNSPGSNGIRNLILTSPLVDNIHQRSVNLNKSESNNHLGAGGGGGGGGAGGGIDGGQIDMMNGTNHAAMTTVDKKNANDVVVKFMDLGLSGTGAQGVNGCSLFSTKDQHHNNMDKGASGGGAGGGGGSSNSSSCDGNRNDDSKFQFNEAKDSPSKLRIENERLNSEIQRLRKLLENSPDGAVGGIDLSDSNSCDAHSTDGGGSTSRIDRLEAELKAAKTQITALRLERKKLKTDKTDLLAHVKQLCASLQDKEQELRDFIRNYEQRIRESETNNAKMSSDRERERWSLLKHARDEAERSLALAQQLSARDVQLQRLQEQLQEARRQLSGCLSDQESLLSFAPLTPPSGLINHLAASSANSNAALAAYGTTGGGGGSSITGGSSIGGGGGGSAGGGSGDSGVRGSSDRESAAGDLNLSDGTCENGPCITVDPDSISIVSSQNMYQFGTPKERSPTLSPLNSAAYSRSVEQLGSPGDNECPSALTRKFAAGKPGALSSRNGRGGTWGSISRVFARSRNKSKALSADTASEYSDYSWNSLTEEGYAEKLRLLREASQVPMERWRASQVLAWLEVALGMPQYSSRCSENVKSGKVLLELNDAELETGLGLAHPMHKKKLRLAIEEQRRPELVRYPLITQLGHTWVASEWLPDIGLPQYTESFLHSLVDARMLDTLSKKELEKFLGVTRKFHQASIVHGIHVLRIVKYDRQTLAMRRVQSESVDTDPIVWTNQRFIRWARSIDLGEYAENLKDSGVHGGLVVLEPSFSGDTMATALGIPPSKNIIRRHLATEFDALILPARATLGQGIRSGCGIVPITGPGGLQHYATADRRSSGSLRISAWKGSQSSLSKAFRFNAKARGERSFGNSTSPTPSYSSSEGGGGIYATIGPPLLPPPTTAPPPPPPSHRVSAPPAASQSSDPTLVMAYGQHRRVKSISDIEVMAATAASPV, from the exons ATGCAAATCAACGGTACAACAGGACCAACAATGGCTGCTTCAGAGCCACCAGAGCCCCCACCAAGGAATCCGGACCGAATAAACGcttcattaaataaatttacagACACT aaaacaacaaaatccTTGGACACGAACGATAAGCCTGTGAACAATAACAAACCTTTGAAGCCGCTGCTGTCGTTGGACAATACCCTTGCCACGTCACCGTCGACGTCATTGTCATCGTCCTCAGCCACAAATAGTAGTGGCAGCCTAACAACTACCGCCTCGGGTGGAATCGGTGGTTCCATACACTCGCCCTCCTCCGGTCACATCTTCAACAAGAGAATGGAAATTAATAGTCAGGGTAGCAATAATGGCGGAGGGGGTGGAGGAGGAGTAGGACCTCCTGGTAGCAACAATTCACCTGGATCGAATGGTATTAGAAATCTTATACTGACGTCGCCCCTTGTCGACAACATCCATCAAAGGTCAGTGAATTTGAATAAAAGTGAGTCGAACAATCATCTTGGTGCTGGAGGGGGTGGAGGAGGAGGTGGAGCAGGGGGTGGAATAGATGGCGGACAAATTGATATGATGAATGGAACAAATCACGCCGCCATGACTACGG ttgataagaAAAACGCCAATGATGTTGTTGTTAAATTCATGGATTTAGGACTCAGTGGCACAGGTGCTCAAGGTGTAAACGGCTGCAGTCTATTTAGTACCAAGGACCAACACCATAATAACATGGATAAAGGAGCTAGTGGAGGCGGTGCAGGAGGAGGCGGTGGTAGTAGCAATAGCAGCAGTTGCGATGGCAATCGCAATGATGATTCCAAGTTTCAATTTAACGAGGCAAAAG ATTCACCATCAAAATTGCGAATAGAAAACGAACGACTCAATTCGGAAATTCAAAGATTACGTAAACTTCTTGAGAACTCACCAGATGGCGCTGTCGGCGGCATAGATTTATCCGATAGCAACAGCTGCGATGCCCATTCCACCGACGGCGGTGGCAGCACCAGTCGCATTGATCGATTGGAAGCCGAATTGAAGGCAGCCAAAACACAAATAACCGCCCTACGTTTGGAACGGAAGAAACTTAAAACTGACAAAACAGATCTGCTGGCACACGTTAAGCAATTGTGCGCCTCATTGCAGGACAAAGAACAAGAGCTAAGGGACTTTATACGTAATTACGAACAAAGGATTCGTGAGAGCGAAACGAACAATGCGAAAATGTCCTCGGACCGGGAACGCGAACGATGGTCGTTGTTGAAGCATGCCCGAGACGAGGCCGAACGGTCGTTGGCGTTGGCCCAACAATTGAGTGCGCGTGATGTGCAATTGCAAAGGCTGCAGGAACAGCTGCAGGAGGCCAGGAGACAATTATCTGGTTGTTTATCGGATCAGGAGAGTCTTTTGTCGTTTGCCCCATTAACACCTCCGTCGGGTTTGATTAACCACTTGGCAGCATCGTCGGCTAATTCGAATGCTGCATTGGCGGCTTATGGTACCACGGGTGGCGGTGGTGGGAGTAGTATAACGGGGGGTAGTAGTATTGGTGGAGGTGGCGGGGGAAGTGCTGGTGGGGGGAGTGGTGATTCGGGAGTGCGTGGAAGCAGTGACCGGGAGAGTGCTGCTGGTGATTTGAATTTGAGCGATGGCACGTGCGAGAACGGGCCATGCATCACAGTCGATCCGGACAGTATTTCCATTGTGTCCAGTCAGAATATGTATCAAT TTGGCACACCTAAAGAGAGAAGTCCTACACTGTCGCCTTTGAATTCAGCTGCTTACTCAAG gtcCGTTGAGCAACTAGGTTCGCCTGGTGACAATGAGTGTCCTTCGGCATTAACTCGGAAGTTTGCTGCTGGAAAGCCGGGGGCTTTGAGCTCTCGAAATGGACGTGGCGGTACCTGGGGTAGTATATCGAGAGTGTTTGCTAGGTCCCGGAATAAAAGTAAAGCCTTGAGTGCCGACACTGCCAGCGAAT attcCGATTACTCATGGAACTCCCTAACCGAAGAAGGTTACGCTGAAAAACTTCGTTTACTCCGTGAAGCCTCACAAGTCCCTATGGAACGTTGGCGAGCTTCGCAAGTGCTCGCTTGGCTTGAAGTAGCTCTCGGTATGCCTCAATACAGCTCAAGATGTTCCGAAAATGTCAAAAGTGGCAAAGTCCTGCTCGAATTAAATGACGCCGAACTGGAAACCGGTCTAGGTTTAGCACATCCGATGCATAAGAAAAAACTACGTTTAGCCATTGAGGAACAACGACGTCCCGAGCTGGTTAGATATCCACTGATAACCCAACTCGGTCATACATGGGTAGCATCGGAATGGTTGCCAGATATTGGTCTGCCGCAGTATACTGAATCATTTTTGCATTCACTGGTCGATGCTCGAATGTTAGATACGCTATCGAAAAAAGAATTAGAGAAATTTTTAGGTGTTACTAGGAAATTCCATCAGGCTAGCATAGTGCACG gtaTCCATGTCCTGCGGATTGTGAAATACGATAGACAAACATTGGCGATGCGTAGAGTTCAATCAGAATCAGTTGATACAGATCCAATTGTGTGGACAAATCAACGCTTTATACGTTGGGCTAGGTCAATCGATTTGGGTGAATATGCTGAAAACTTGAAAG ATAGCGGTGTGCACGGTGGCTTAGTGGTTTTGGAACCATCATTCTCTGGGGATACCATGGCCACAGCCTTAGGAATACCCCCATCAAAGAATATCATACGAAGGCATCTGGCTACTGAATTTGATGCTCTCATCCTACCAGCAAG GGCAACACTTGGTCAAGGCATTCGATCGGGCTGTGGTATAGTTCCTATAACTGGACCTGGAGGACTTCAACACTATGCCACGGCTGACAGACGTTCCAGTGGCAGTTTAAGG ATTTCAGCATGGAAAGGATCACAG AGTTCATTGTCGAAAGCTTTTCGTTTTAATGCAAAAGCACGCGGAGAACGGTCCTTTGGAAATTCAACATCTCCAACACCATCGTACAGCAGTAGCGAGGGTGGAGGAGGAATCTATGCAACAATTGGACCACCCTTATTGCCACCACCAACAACAGCACCACCACCGCCTCCACCCAGTCACCGGGTAAGTGCACCGCCAGCAGCCTCCCAATCCTCAGATCCGACACTTGTTATGGCCTATGGCCAACACAGACGGGTCAAAAGCATCAGTGATATTGAAGTGATGGCCGCTACTGCTGCTTCGCCTGTATGA
- the LOC129907322 gene encoding kazrin isoform X4: MQINGTTGPTMAASEPPEPPPRNPDRINASLNKFTDTKTTKSLDTNDKPVNNNKPLKPLLSLDNTLATSPSTSLSSSSATNSSGSLTTTASGGIGGSIHSPSSGHIFNKRMEINSQGSNNGGGGGGGVGPPGSNNSPGSNGIRNLILTSPLVDNIHQRSVNLNKSESNNHLGAGGGGGGGGAGGGIDGGQIDMMNGTNHAAMTTVDKKNANDVVVKFMDLGLSGTGAQGVNGCSLFSTKDQHHNNMDKGASGGGAGGGGGSSNSSSCDGNRNDDSKFQFNEAKDSPSKLRIENERLNSEIQRLRKLLENSPDGAVGGIDLSDSNSCDAHSTDGGGSTSRIDRLEAELKAAKTQITALRLERKKLKTDKTDLLAHVKQLCASLQDKEQELRDFIRNYEQRIRESETNNAKMSSDRERERWSLLKHARDEAERSLALAQQLSARDVQLQRLQEQLQEARRQLSGCLSDQESLLSFAPLTPPSGLINHLAASSANSNAALAAYGTTGGGGGSSITGGSSIGGGGGGSAGGGSGDSGVRGSSDRESAAGDLNLSDGTCENGPCITVDPDSISIVSSQNMYQFGTPKERSPTLSPLNSAAYSRSVEQLGSPGDNECPSALTRKFAAGKPGALSSRNGRGGTWGSISRVFARSRNKSKALSADTASEYSDYSWNSLTEEGYAEKLRLLREASQVPMERWRASQVLAWLEVALGMPQYSSRCSENVKSGKVLLELNDAELETGLGLAHPMHKKKLRLAIEEQRRPELVRYPLITQLGHTWVASEWLPDIGLPQYTESFLHSLVDARMLDTLSKKELEKFLGVTRKFHQASIVHGIHVLRIVKYDRQTLAMRRVQSESVDTDPIVWTNQRFIRWARSIDLGEYAENLKDSGVHGGLVVLEPSFSGDTMATALGIPPSKNIIRRHLATEFDALILPARATLGQGIRSGCGIVPITGPGGLQHYATADRRSSGSLRNLSFIGAQSWG, translated from the exons ATGCAAATCAACGGTACAACAGGACCAACAATGGCTGCTTCAGAGCCACCAGAGCCCCCACCAAGGAATCCGGACCGAATAAACGcttcattaaataaatttacagACACT aaaacaacaaaatccTTGGACACGAACGATAAGCCTGTGAACAATAACAAACCTTTGAAGCCGCTGCTGTCGTTGGACAATACCCTTGCCACGTCACCGTCGACGTCATTGTCATCGTCCTCAGCCACAAATAGTAGTGGCAGCCTAACAACTACCGCCTCGGGTGGAATCGGTGGTTCCATACACTCGCCCTCCTCCGGTCACATCTTCAACAAGAGAATGGAAATTAATAGTCAGGGTAGCAATAATGGCGGAGGGGGTGGAGGAGGAGTAGGACCTCCTGGTAGCAACAATTCACCTGGATCGAATGGTATTAGAAATCTTATACTGACGTCGCCCCTTGTCGACAACATCCATCAAAGGTCAGTGAATTTGAATAAAAGTGAGTCGAACAATCATCTTGGTGCTGGAGGGGGTGGAGGAGGAGGTGGAGCAGGGGGTGGAATAGATGGCGGACAAATTGATATGATGAATGGAACAAATCACGCCGCCATGACTACGG ttgataagaAAAACGCCAATGATGTTGTTGTTAAATTCATGGATTTAGGACTCAGTGGCACAGGTGCTCAAGGTGTAAACGGCTGCAGTCTATTTAGTACCAAGGACCAACACCATAATAACATGGATAAAGGAGCTAGTGGAGGCGGTGCAGGAGGAGGCGGTGGTAGTAGCAATAGCAGCAGTTGCGATGGCAATCGCAATGATGATTCCAAGTTTCAATTTAACGAGGCAAAAG ATTCACCATCAAAATTGCGAATAGAAAACGAACGACTCAATTCGGAAATTCAAAGATTACGTAAACTTCTTGAGAACTCACCAGATGGCGCTGTCGGCGGCATAGATTTATCCGATAGCAACAGCTGCGATGCCCATTCCACCGACGGCGGTGGCAGCACCAGTCGCATTGATCGATTGGAAGCCGAATTGAAGGCAGCCAAAACACAAATAACCGCCCTACGTTTGGAACGGAAGAAACTTAAAACTGACAAAACAGATCTGCTGGCACACGTTAAGCAATTGTGCGCCTCATTGCAGGACAAAGAACAAGAGCTAAGGGACTTTATACGTAATTACGAACAAAGGATTCGTGAGAGCGAAACGAACAATGCGAAAATGTCCTCGGACCGGGAACGCGAACGATGGTCGTTGTTGAAGCATGCCCGAGACGAGGCCGAACGGTCGTTGGCGTTGGCCCAACAATTGAGTGCGCGTGATGTGCAATTGCAAAGGCTGCAGGAACAGCTGCAGGAGGCCAGGAGACAATTATCTGGTTGTTTATCGGATCAGGAGAGTCTTTTGTCGTTTGCCCCATTAACACCTCCGTCGGGTTTGATTAACCACTTGGCAGCATCGTCGGCTAATTCGAATGCTGCATTGGCGGCTTATGGTACCACGGGTGGCGGTGGTGGGAGTAGTATAACGGGGGGTAGTAGTATTGGTGGAGGTGGCGGGGGAAGTGCTGGTGGGGGGAGTGGTGATTCGGGAGTGCGTGGAAGCAGTGACCGGGAGAGTGCTGCTGGTGATTTGAATTTGAGCGATGGCACGTGCGAGAACGGGCCATGCATCACAGTCGATCCGGACAGTATTTCCATTGTGTCCAGTCAGAATATGTATCAAT TTGGCACACCTAAAGAGAGAAGTCCTACACTGTCGCCTTTGAATTCAGCTGCTTACTCAAG gtcCGTTGAGCAACTAGGTTCGCCTGGTGACAATGAGTGTCCTTCGGCATTAACTCGGAAGTTTGCTGCTGGAAAGCCGGGGGCTTTGAGCTCTCGAAATGGACGTGGCGGTACCTGGGGTAGTATATCGAGAGTGTTTGCTAGGTCCCGGAATAAAAGTAAAGCCTTGAGTGCCGACACTGCCAGCGAAT attcCGATTACTCATGGAACTCCCTAACCGAAGAAGGTTACGCTGAAAAACTTCGTTTACTCCGTGAAGCCTCACAAGTCCCTATGGAACGTTGGCGAGCTTCGCAAGTGCTCGCTTGGCTTGAAGTAGCTCTCGGTATGCCTCAATACAGCTCAAGATGTTCCGAAAATGTCAAAAGTGGCAAAGTCCTGCTCGAATTAAATGACGCCGAACTGGAAACCGGTCTAGGTTTAGCACATCCGATGCATAAGAAAAAACTACGTTTAGCCATTGAGGAACAACGACGTCCCGAGCTGGTTAGATATCCACTGATAACCCAACTCGGTCATACATGGGTAGCATCGGAATGGTTGCCAGATATTGGTCTGCCGCAGTATACTGAATCATTTTTGCATTCACTGGTCGATGCTCGAATGTTAGATACGCTATCGAAAAAAGAATTAGAGAAATTTTTAGGTGTTACTAGGAAATTCCATCAGGCTAGCATAGTGCACG gtaTCCATGTCCTGCGGATTGTGAAATACGATAGACAAACATTGGCGATGCGTAGAGTTCAATCAGAATCAGTTGATACAGATCCAATTGTGTGGACAAATCAACGCTTTATACGTTGGGCTAGGTCAATCGATTTGGGTGAATATGCTGAAAACTTGAAAG ATAGCGGTGTGCACGGTGGCTTAGTGGTTTTGGAACCATCATTCTCTGGGGATACCATGGCCACAGCCTTAGGAATACCCCCATCAAAGAATATCATACGAAGGCATCTGGCTACTGAATTTGATGCTCTCATCCTACCAGCAAG GGCAACACTTGGTCAAGGCATTCGATCGGGCTGTGGTATAGTTCCTATAACTGGACCTGGAGGACTTCAACACTATGCCACGGCTGACAGACGTTCCAGTGGCAGTTTAAGG AACCTAAGCTTTATTGGCGCTCAAAGCTGGGGCTaa
- the LOC129907322 gene encoding kazrin isoform X2, which produces MQINGTTGPTMAASEPPEPPPRNPDRINASLNKFTDTKTTKSLDTNDKPVNNNKPLKPLLSLDNTLATSPSTSLSSSSATNSSGSLTTTASGGIGGSIHSPSSGHIFNKRMEINSQGSNNGGGGGGGVGPPGSNNSPGSNGIRNLILTSPLVDNIHQRSVNLNKSESNNHLGAGGGGGGGGAGGGIDGGQIDMMNGTNHAAMTTVDKKNANDVVVKFMDLGLSGTGAQGVNGCSLFSTKDQHHNNMDKGASGGGAGGGGGSSNSSSCDGNRNDDSKFQFNEAKDSPSKLRIENERLNSEIQRLRKLLENSPDGAVGGIDLSDSNSCDAHSTDGGGSTSRIDRLEAELKAAKTQITALRLERKKLKTDKTDLLAHVKQLCASLQDKEQELRDFIRNYEQRIRESETNNAKMSSDRERERWSLLKHARDEAERSLALAQQLSARDVQLQRLQEQLQEARRQLSGCLSDQESLLSFAPLTPPSGLINHLAASSANSNAALAAYGTTGGGGGSSITGGSSIGGGGGGSAGGGSGDSGVRGSSDRESAAGDLNLSDGTCENGPCITVDPDSISIVSSQNMYQFGTPKERSPTLSPLNSAAYSRSVEQLGSPGDNECPSALTRKFAAGKPGALSSRNGRGGTWGSISRVFARSRNKSKALSADTASEYSDYSWNSLTEEGYAEKLRLLREASQVPMERWRASQVLAWLEVALGMPQYSSRCSENVKSGKVLLELNDAELETGLGLAHPMHKKKLRLAIEEQRRPELVRYPLITQLGHTWVASEWLPDIGLPQYTESFLHSLVDARMLDTLSKKELEKFLGVTRKFHQASIVHGIHVLRIVKYDRQTLAMRRVQSESVDTDPIVWTNQRFIRWARSIDLGEYAENLKDSGVHGGLVVLEPSFSGDTMATALGIPPSKNIIRRHLATEFDALILPARATLGQGIRSGCGIVPITGPGGLQHYATADRRSSGSLRSSLSKAFRFNAKARGERSFGNSTSPTPSYSSSEGGGGIYATIGPPLLPPPTTAPPPPPPSHRVSAPPAASQSSDPTLVMAYGQHRRVKSISDIEVMAATAASPV; this is translated from the exons ATGCAAATCAACGGTACAACAGGACCAACAATGGCTGCTTCAGAGCCACCAGAGCCCCCACCAAGGAATCCGGACCGAATAAACGcttcattaaataaatttacagACACT aaaacaacaaaatccTTGGACACGAACGATAAGCCTGTGAACAATAACAAACCTTTGAAGCCGCTGCTGTCGTTGGACAATACCCTTGCCACGTCACCGTCGACGTCATTGTCATCGTCCTCAGCCACAAATAGTAGTGGCAGCCTAACAACTACCGCCTCGGGTGGAATCGGTGGTTCCATACACTCGCCCTCCTCCGGTCACATCTTCAACAAGAGAATGGAAATTAATAGTCAGGGTAGCAATAATGGCGGAGGGGGTGGAGGAGGAGTAGGACCTCCTGGTAGCAACAATTCACCTGGATCGAATGGTATTAGAAATCTTATACTGACGTCGCCCCTTGTCGACAACATCCATCAAAGGTCAGTGAATTTGAATAAAAGTGAGTCGAACAATCATCTTGGTGCTGGAGGGGGTGGAGGAGGAGGTGGAGCAGGGGGTGGAATAGATGGCGGACAAATTGATATGATGAATGGAACAAATCACGCCGCCATGACTACGG ttgataagaAAAACGCCAATGATGTTGTTGTTAAATTCATGGATTTAGGACTCAGTGGCACAGGTGCTCAAGGTGTAAACGGCTGCAGTCTATTTAGTACCAAGGACCAACACCATAATAACATGGATAAAGGAGCTAGTGGAGGCGGTGCAGGAGGAGGCGGTGGTAGTAGCAATAGCAGCAGTTGCGATGGCAATCGCAATGATGATTCCAAGTTTCAATTTAACGAGGCAAAAG ATTCACCATCAAAATTGCGAATAGAAAACGAACGACTCAATTCGGAAATTCAAAGATTACGTAAACTTCTTGAGAACTCACCAGATGGCGCTGTCGGCGGCATAGATTTATCCGATAGCAACAGCTGCGATGCCCATTCCACCGACGGCGGTGGCAGCACCAGTCGCATTGATCGATTGGAAGCCGAATTGAAGGCAGCCAAAACACAAATAACCGCCCTACGTTTGGAACGGAAGAAACTTAAAACTGACAAAACAGATCTGCTGGCACACGTTAAGCAATTGTGCGCCTCATTGCAGGACAAAGAACAAGAGCTAAGGGACTTTATACGTAATTACGAACAAAGGATTCGTGAGAGCGAAACGAACAATGCGAAAATGTCCTCGGACCGGGAACGCGAACGATGGTCGTTGTTGAAGCATGCCCGAGACGAGGCCGAACGGTCGTTGGCGTTGGCCCAACAATTGAGTGCGCGTGATGTGCAATTGCAAAGGCTGCAGGAACAGCTGCAGGAGGCCAGGAGACAATTATCTGGTTGTTTATCGGATCAGGAGAGTCTTTTGTCGTTTGCCCCATTAACACCTCCGTCGGGTTTGATTAACCACTTGGCAGCATCGTCGGCTAATTCGAATGCTGCATTGGCGGCTTATGGTACCACGGGTGGCGGTGGTGGGAGTAGTATAACGGGGGGTAGTAGTATTGGTGGAGGTGGCGGGGGAAGTGCTGGTGGGGGGAGTGGTGATTCGGGAGTGCGTGGAAGCAGTGACCGGGAGAGTGCTGCTGGTGATTTGAATTTGAGCGATGGCACGTGCGAGAACGGGCCATGCATCACAGTCGATCCGGACAGTATTTCCATTGTGTCCAGTCAGAATATGTATCAAT TTGGCACACCTAAAGAGAGAAGTCCTACACTGTCGCCTTTGAATTCAGCTGCTTACTCAAG gtcCGTTGAGCAACTAGGTTCGCCTGGTGACAATGAGTGTCCTTCGGCATTAACTCGGAAGTTTGCTGCTGGAAAGCCGGGGGCTTTGAGCTCTCGAAATGGACGTGGCGGTACCTGGGGTAGTATATCGAGAGTGTTTGCTAGGTCCCGGAATAAAAGTAAAGCCTTGAGTGCCGACACTGCCAGCGAAT attcCGATTACTCATGGAACTCCCTAACCGAAGAAGGTTACGCTGAAAAACTTCGTTTACTCCGTGAAGCCTCACAAGTCCCTATGGAACGTTGGCGAGCTTCGCAAGTGCTCGCTTGGCTTGAAGTAGCTCTCGGTATGCCTCAATACAGCTCAAGATGTTCCGAAAATGTCAAAAGTGGCAAAGTCCTGCTCGAATTAAATGACGCCGAACTGGAAACCGGTCTAGGTTTAGCACATCCGATGCATAAGAAAAAACTACGTTTAGCCATTGAGGAACAACGACGTCCCGAGCTGGTTAGATATCCACTGATAACCCAACTCGGTCATACATGGGTAGCATCGGAATGGTTGCCAGATATTGGTCTGCCGCAGTATACTGAATCATTTTTGCATTCACTGGTCGATGCTCGAATGTTAGATACGCTATCGAAAAAAGAATTAGAGAAATTTTTAGGTGTTACTAGGAAATTCCATCAGGCTAGCATAGTGCACG gtaTCCATGTCCTGCGGATTGTGAAATACGATAGACAAACATTGGCGATGCGTAGAGTTCAATCAGAATCAGTTGATACAGATCCAATTGTGTGGACAAATCAACGCTTTATACGTTGGGCTAGGTCAATCGATTTGGGTGAATATGCTGAAAACTTGAAAG ATAGCGGTGTGCACGGTGGCTTAGTGGTTTTGGAACCATCATTCTCTGGGGATACCATGGCCACAGCCTTAGGAATACCCCCATCAAAGAATATCATACGAAGGCATCTGGCTACTGAATTTGATGCTCTCATCCTACCAGCAAG GGCAACACTTGGTCAAGGCATTCGATCGGGCTGTGGTATAGTTCCTATAACTGGACCTGGAGGACTTCAACACTATGCCACGGCTGACAGACGTTCCAGTGGCAGTTTAAGG AGTTCATTGTCGAAAGCTTTTCGTTTTAATGCAAAAGCACGCGGAGAACGGTCCTTTGGAAATTCAACATCTCCAACACCATCGTACAGCAGTAGCGAGGGTGGAGGAGGAATCTATGCAACAATTGGACCACCCTTATTGCCACCACCAACAACAGCACCACCACCGCCTCCACCCAGTCACCGGGTAAGTGCACCGCCAGCAGCCTCCCAATCCTCAGATCCGACACTTGTTATGGCCTATGGCCAACACAGACGGGTCAAAAGCATCAGTGATATTGAAGTGATGGCCGCTACTGCTGCTTCGCCTGTATGA